A section of the Fibrobacter sp. UWH6 genome encodes:
- a CDS encoding lipid A biosynthesis acyltransferase yields MENEKVRSEHWSEVKEVGGSLWHFRFMLWIVCHLPLFLVEVCTAIICFFFWIGAKPVRARSRIYLEHLARVQKRRPDFLGPYKHILSFALSMMEKLLGWKGAIKLNNIETQDDDLNALVDQLNRGEGAFLLCSHLGNMEMLRSLTGYDEYHTQKDFEVFPVVDFSGTSKFNALLRELNPDLMDHVVDANNIGVDTAVWMKDQIAAGNLVVIAGDRTSANSRDRKLETEFLGEKANFPEGSFSLAGILNAPIYFMFAIRKKDFDIKSTYEMHVIRAKTSLECSRKERPERLKLLLREYTSILEKLCLKHPYQWYNFYNFWED; encoded by the coding sequence ATGGAAAACGAAAAGGTAAGATCGGAGCATTGGTCCGAAGTGAAAGAAGTTGGAGGTAGCCTCTGGCACTTCCGCTTTATGCTTTGGATTGTGTGCCATTTGCCTTTGTTCCTCGTAGAAGTCTGCACGGCGATTATTTGTTTTTTCTTTTGGATTGGGGCCAAGCCGGTACGAGCCCGCTCACGGATTTATCTGGAACATTTGGCTCGCGTTCAAAAAAGACGTCCTGATTTTCTTGGGCCCTATAAACACATTTTGTCCTTCGCCCTTTCCATGATGGAAAAGCTACTTGGCTGGAAAGGGGCCATCAAACTGAACAACATCGAAACACAAGACGATGATTTGAATGCCTTGGTGGATCAGCTGAATCGTGGGGAAGGGGCATTCCTCCTTTGCTCTCATCTAGGCAATATGGAAATGCTCCGTTCGCTTACGGGTTACGATGAATATCATACCCAGAAGGATTTTGAAGTTTTCCCTGTCGTTGATTTCTCGGGTACCTCAAAGTTTAACGCACTTCTTCGAGAGTTAAATCCCGATCTTATGGATCATGTGGTTGATGCCAATAATATCGGCGTCGATACCGCCGTCTGGATGAAGGATCAGATTGCTGCCGGTAATCTGGTGGTGATTGCCGGGGACCGAACCTCTGCCAATTCCCGCGACCGCAAACTGGAAACGGAATTTCTTGGCGAAAAGGCGAACTTCCCGGAAGGCTCCTTCTCTCTGGCTGGAATTCTGAACGCCCCGATTTATTTTATGTTCGCAATCCGCAAGAAGGATTTCGATATTAAATCCACTTATGAGATGCATGTGATTCGAGCCAAGACTTCATTAGAATGTTCCCGTAAGGAACGCCCTGAACGTCTGAAGTTGTTGCTGCGGGAATACACATCGATTTTGGAAAAACTCTGTTTGAAACATCCATACCAGTGGTATAACTTTTACAACTTCTGGGAAGATTGA